AAGAAAAAGTAGATTAATATTTGTTTATTATACATAATCGAGCCACGCATTTTTTTGTGTGGTTTTTTTGTTTATTAGTTACCACTAAAATTTAGACGATGCTTTTGTACGATGGGGAACACCGGCCTTATGGGACGAAGTGTGCTATAAAATCAAATGGGGTGAGGTTTATGACGTTACTTTTTCAGTATTGACTTTCTGTATTCAATTCCCCATTCAGCCATTGCATAGATGATTTTATTCAGGCTTTTGCCTTGTACGGTAAGTTCATATTCGACAGTAATAGGCATGGTATCCAAAACCGTTCGTTTGACAAGCTGATTCATTTCCAGATCTTTTAACTCTTTTGACAATACCTTTGATGCAATGCCTTCTATATGCCGGCCTAAATCCATAAATCTGAATTTCCCATTTACGTAAAGTGCAGCTACAATGGCTGTTTTCCACTTGCCACTCAACAAATCCTGTGTGTCTTTAACACCTTGAATTTGCAGCTTACAAGCATCTGAAAGTTTTGAATTTTGCTTTTTCATATATGCAAAAGTATAAAAAACAATTACCTATTGAACTACTACTTACCAAATGTAAACCACTTACCAATAGGTAACAGTTGTAAATAATGTAACTATGCTTTGTAATTTTGTAGCATAAAATTTAATA
This Olivibacter sp. SDN3 DNA region includes the following protein-coding sequences:
- a CDS encoding helix-turn-helix domain-containing protein, with the translated sequence MKKQNSKLSDACKLQIQGVKDTQDLLSGKWKTAIVAALYVNGKFRFMDLGRHIEGIASKVLSKELKDLEMNQLVKRTVLDTMPITVEYELTVQGKSLNKIIYAMAEWGIEYRKSILKK